The genomic DNA ATCAATGGCGATGTCGGTGTGATCGCGCAGGCCGTCCCATTTGTAGCCATCGAGATCTGCTTTCAGCTTCGCGCAGCGCTTCTGCTCTTCCTGATTATTGGGAGTTAATGCGTCGTCAAGAAAAGCGAGCAGATCCTGTTGTGTTGGTTCGGTACTGGCGAGTGCCGTCAGGTTACGCGGGCAGACGTAACGCCCGCGGCCAAAGGCGGCGGTAAAGCGCAGATCGGGTATGATTTTTTTCAGCAGCGGCAGATCCTTGCTGAAGATCTGATCCTGCAGGGCGACGTTGGCGGTGCTGACCACCAGCGTTTTTTGCTCTTCGCGCGCAATGGCGATGCCAGGAATTAAATAAGAAAGGGTTTTCCCGACGCCGGTGGGAGCCTCAATTGCCAGATGCCGCCCGTCTTCTCCGGCGAGCGTTTTCGCCACATCAGCAATCATCTGCCGCTGTGGGGGGCGCGGGATAAAGTCGGGGATCTGCTCCTGAAGCGCTTTATACCAGGTGGCAATTTGCGCCTTCAGCGCGGCGGTAAGTGACATCGGGACAACCTGAATACTGTATAAACAGCCACTATTGTGGCACTTTCCAGGCCGGTGGGCAAAGTAAAAGCCCGGCTTTTCGGCCGGGCTCGCAAATTACTCTGCAATCTTACGTGGACGGCGACGACGCGGTTTTTCGCCCGTTGGTTTGTCGTCCTGACGGCGAGGCGCTTTTGGCTTCGCGCTACCGCTATCGCTGCGGCGCGGTTGTTGTTGTCCGCGCCCCGAATTCTGCCTCTGGCCCTGACCGCGGTCACCGCGACCCTGACGACCATTCTGGATAGGTTCCGCTTTGATGGACGGATCCGGCTCGAAACCCGGCAGCGCAATGCGTGGGATCTCTTTCTTCAGCAGACGCTCGATGTCACGCAGCAGCTTATGCTCATCAACACAGACCAGCGACAACGCTTCGCCGGTGGCCGCCGCACGGCCGGTACGACCAATGCGATGCACGTAATCTTCCGGGACATTTGGCAGCTCGTAGTTCACCACATGCGGCAGTTCTTCGATGTCGAGACCACGCGCGGCGATGTCTGTCGCCACCAGCACGCGGAGATCGCCGGATTTAAAATCCGCCAGCGCACGGGTACGCGCGCCCTGGCTTTTGTTGCCGTGGATCGCCGCACTGCGGATACCATCTTTATTTAACTGCTCCGCCAGATGGTTAGCGCCGTGTTTGGTACGGGTGAAGACCAGCACCTGTTGCCAGTTGCCCTGACCAATCATCAGCGACAGCAGCTCCCGCTTGCGTTTCTTATCGACAAAATGGACGTGCTGCGTTACCTGCTCAGAGGCGGTATTGCGACGCGCCACTTCGATTTCCAGCGGATTGCGCAGCAGTTTTTCGGCAAGCTGTTTGATGTCATCAGAGAAGGTGGCGGAGAACAACAGGTTCTGGCGCTTCGGCGGCAGTTTCGCCAGCACGCGGCGGATATCGTGAATGAACCCCATATCCAGCATGCGATCAGCTTCGTCGAGGACGAGGATTTCAATACTGTCGAGTTTCAGCGCATTCTGATGCTCGAGATCGAGCAGACGCCCCGGTGTTGCCACCAGCACATCAACGCCGCCGCGCAGTTTCATCATCTGCGGGTTAATGCTGACGCCGCCGAACACCACCAGCGAGCGAATATTGAGATATTTGCTGTACTCACGCACGTTTTCGCCCACCTGCGCCGCCAGCTCGCGGGTCGGGGTCAGGATCAGCGCACGGATCGGGCGACGACCTTTGGCGTGAGGTTCATTGGAAACTAAATGCTGCAACAGCGGTAAGGTAAAACCGGCGGTTTTCCCGGTGCCGGTCTGGGCGCTGGCCATCAGGTCACGGCCTTCCAGCACCGCAGGGATCGCCTGCTTCTGGATAGGGGTAGGCTCGCGGTAACCCTGCTCTGCAACAGCGCGCAGGATCTCCGGATTCAGGCCAAGGGTATCAAACGACATAACAACTCCGCACCGCCCCGACCATTGCAGGTGTAGTTTTCAGGGTGATAGTAAACAAACAGATGACAAAAACCACAATGTCAGAAAGAGGCGGAGTGTAGCAGCTTTTGTGACGTAGCGCATAAAATATCCCTTCATGCCGAAAGCTGCGACGACGAACTGGACAAGGTGAGAAAACAGTCATAATCTTAATCAATCGATTGATTAATTTTTGGTGTGCGATGAATACGACTCCCACCACCAGTAAAGGTGAACAGGCCAAAAGCCAGTTGATTGCCGCCGCCATCGCTCAGTTTGGCGAGTACGGACTGAACGCGACCACCCGCGATATTGCCGCGCAGGCCGGGCACAATATCGCCGCTATCACCTATTATTTTGGCTCGAAAGAAGACCTTTACCTCGCCTGCGCCCAGTGGATCGCCGATTTTATTGGCGGTAATTTCCGTCCGCATGCCGAGGCCGCCGAACAACTGCTGGCGCAGCCCACCCCGGATAAAACCGCCATCCGCGCGCTGATCCTCAGCGCCTGCAGGAATATGATCCTGCTGCTGACACGCGACGAAACGGTGAACCTGAGCAAATTTATTTCCCGTGAGCAGCTATCGCCGACGCAGGCCTATCAGTTAATTCACGATCAGGTGATTTCCCCGCTGCACAGTCATTTCACGCGGCTTATCGCGGCGTATACCGGTTGCGATGCCAGCCACACCGAAACCATTTTGCATACCCACGCGCTACTGGGTGAGGTACTCGCCTTCCGTCTCGGGCGGGAAACCATTCTGCTGCGCACCGGCTGGACGCAGTTTGATGAGCAAAAAACTGAACAGATCTACCAGGTCATCACCAGCCATCTCGATTTTATCCTGCAAGGATTAATGCAAAGGAGTCTGACGTCATGAAGAAGCCTGTGGTCATCGCGCTGGTTGTCGCGGTAGTGGTCGCCGTCATCGGTGCCGGCACCGCGTGGTACCAGAGTCGTCAGGATCAAGCCCTGACCCTCTACGGCAATGTGGATATTCGCACCGTCAATATGAGCTTCCGCGTCGGAGGGCGCCTGCAGGCACTACAGGTTGATGAAGGCGATGCGATAAAAGCCGGGCAGACCCTCGGCGAGCTTGACCGCGCGCCTTATGAAAATGCGCTGATGCAGGCAAAAGCGAACGTCTCCACCGCCCAGGCGCAATATGATCTGATGATGGCGGGCTACCGCGCCGAAGAGATTGCCCAGGCCGCAGCCGCCGTGCGTCAGGCGCAGGCGGCGTATGACTATGCACAGAACTTCTACCAGCGTCAGCAGGGATTGTGGAAAAGCCGCACCATTTCCGCCAACGATCTGGAGAACGCCCGTTCATCGCGCGACCAGGCACAGGCCAGCCTGAAATCCGCGCAGGACAAACTCAGTCAGTACCGGGCTGGTAACCGGCCACAGGAAATCGCCCAGGCGAAAGCGAATCTGGAACAGGCGCAGGCGCAACTGGCGCAATCGCAACTGGATTTACACGATACCACGCTGGTCGCGCCCTCTGACGGCACGCTGCTCACCCGCGCCGTTGAGCCGGGCAGCATGCTGAACGCGGGCAGTACCGTGCTGACACTCTCTCTGACGCGACCGGTGTGGGTGCGGGCGTATGTCGATGAAAAAAATCTCAACCAGGCGCAACCGGGTCGTGAACTGCTGCTCTATACCGATGGCCGCCCGGATAAGCCTTATCACGGCAAAATCGGCTTCGTTTCGCCGACCGCTGAATTTACGCCGAAAACTGTGGAAACGCCGGACCTGCGTACCGACCTGGTGTATCGCCTGCGCATCATCGTGACGGATGCCGACGACGCGCTGCGCCAGGGCATGCCAGTCACCGTCCGTTTCCCTGACGGAGAGTAAAATGACGGAAGCGGTGATTACCCTCAACGGGCTGGTCAAACGCTTCGCGGGCATGGATAAACCCGCCGTGGCGCGACTGGACTGCACCCTTCATGCCGGGTATGTGACCGGGCTGGTCGGCCCCGACGGCGCCGGAAAAACCACCCTGATGCGCATGCTCGCCGGTCTGCTGAAGCCCGACGAAGGCAGCGCGTCGGTGCTGGGGTTCGATCCAGTAAAAGATGACCGCGCGCTGCATGCGGTGCTCGGTTACATGCCGCAGAAGTTTGGTTTGTATGAAGATTTAACGGTGATGGAAAACCTCACGTTGTATGCCGATCTGCGCAGCGTGGTGGGGGAAACCCGGGAGAAAACCTTTGCCCGGCTGCTGGAATTTACCTCGCTGGGGCCGTTTACCGAACGGCTGGCCGGGAAGCTGTCCGGCGGTATGAAACAGAAACTGGGGCTGGCCTGTACGCTGGTCGGCGAACCGAAAGTACTGCTGCTTGACGAGCCTGGCGTCGGGGTTGACCCTATCTCCCGCCGCGAACTGTGGCAGATGGTGCATGAGCTGGCTGGCGACGGTATGTTGATCCTGTGGAGCACCTCCTATCTCGACGAAGCCGAGCAGTGCCGCGACGTACTGCTGATGAATGAAGGTGAAATGCTCTGGCAGGGCGAGCCGACGACGCTGACGCAAACCATGGCCGGACGCAGTTTTCTGATGCACAGCCCACAGCTCAATAACCGGCAGTTACTGCAACGCGCCCTCACCCTGCCGCAGGTCAGCGATGGCGTGATCCAGGGGAAATCGGTACGCCTGATCCTGAAAAAAGAGGCCCACACTGACGATGTCCTTGCTGCGCCCGGTATGCCGTCGGCCATTGAATTTAGTGAAACCGCGCCACGTTTTGAGGATGCGTTTATTGATTTGCTCGGTGGCGCCGCGACGTCGGAATCCCCGCTGGGGGCGATTCTGCACACGGTGGACGGCGAGCCCGGCGAAACCGTGATTGAAGCCAAAGCGCTGACCAAAAAATTCGGTGATTTCGCCGCCACCGACCATGTGGATTTTGCCGTGACCCGCGGCGAAATTTTCGGTCTGCTCGGCCCCAACGGCGCCGGGAAATCCACCACCTTTAAGATGATGTGCGGCCTGCTGGTGCCAACCTCCGGCAAAGCGCTGGTGCTGGATATGGATCTCAAAGTCAGCTCCGGCAAAGCCCGCCAGCACCTTGGCTATATGGCGCAGAAATTCTCGCTCTACGGCAACCTGACCGTTGAACAGAATCTGCGTTTCTTCTCGGGCGTATATGGTCTGCGCGGAAAAGCGCAGGATGAGAAAATCGCCCGCATGAGCGACGCCTTCGGCCTGAAAAACATCGCCAGTCATACTACCGACTCCCTGCCCCTTGGCTTTAAACAACGGCTGGCGCTGGCCTGCTCGCTGATGCATGAACCGGATATTCTTTTCCTTGATGAACCCACTTCCGGCGTCGATCCCCTCACCCGCCGCGAGTTCTGGCTGCACATCAACAGCATGGTGGAGAAAGGCGTGACGGTGATGGTCACCACCCACTTTATGGATGAGGCCGAATACTGCGATCGCATCGGGCTGGTGTATCGCGGCAAGCTTATCGCCAGCGGCACGCCGGACGACTTAAAAGCGCAGGCTGCCGACGACAGCACGCCGGATCCGACCATGGAGCAGGCTTTTATTACGCTGATCCACGACTGGGATAAGGAAAACGCCGATGCCCAATAACAGCATGATCTCCTGGCGGCGCGTGCGCGCTCTGTGCGTCAAAGAGACGCGGCAAATCGTTCGTGACCCGAGTAGCTGGCTGATTGCGGTGGTGATCCCGCTGATGCTGCTGTTCATCTTCGGTTACGGGATTAACCTCGACTCCAGCAAACTGCGGGTCGGGATTTTGCTCGAACAGCAAAGCAAAGAGGCGCTGGATTTTACCCATGCGATGACCGGTTCGCCTTACATTGATGCCACTATCAGTGATAACCGCCAGGCATTGATTCAGAAAATGCAGGCGGGGCAGATCCGCGGTCTGGTAGTGATCCCGGTGGATTTCGCCGCAAAGATGGCGCGGGACAACGACACCGCGCCCATTCAGGTGATCACCGATGGCAGCGAACCGAATACTGCAAACTTTGTGCAGGGTTATGCCGAAGGGATCTGGCAGTTGTGGCAGCATCAGCGCGCGGAAGATCGCGGGGAAAACTTTGAACCGCTGATTGACGTTCAGACGCGCTACTGGTTCAACCCGGCCGCCATCAGCCAGCATTTTATTATTCCTGGCGCAGTGACCATCATCATGACGGTCATCGGCGCCATTCTGACTTCGCTGGTGGTGGCACGCGAGTGGGAGCGCGGCACCATGGAGGCGCTGCTTTCTACCGAAGTAACGCGGGTTGAACTGCTACTGTGTAAGCTCATTCCTTACTATTTCCTCGGCATGCTGGCGATGCTGCTGTGCATGCTGGTGTCGGTATTTATTCTCGGCGTGCCATACCGTGGCTCGCTACTGGTGCTGTTCTTGATCACCAGCCTGTTTTTGCTCAGCACGCTGGGCATGGGATTGCTGATTTCCACTATCACCCGCAACCAGTTTAACGCGGCCCAGGTGGCGCTCAACGCGGCGTTTCTACCATCGATTATGCTGTCCGGTTTTATTTTTCAGATAGACAGCATGCCCGCGGTGATCCGCGCGGTGACCTATATTATTCCGGCGCGCTACTTCGTCAGCACATTGCAAAGCCTGTTCCTGGCGGGAAATATCCCCATTGTGTTGTTGGTTAACGTGCTGTTTTTGATTGCCTCGGCGACGATGTTTATCGGCCTGACGTGGCTGAAAACCAAACGGCGACTGGACTAACCTGGGTGCCCGTATTTTGCCCGGCGGCACTTCGCTTGCCGGGCCTACGGGAAATGTAGGTCGGGTAAGCAAAGCGCCACCCGACACGAGGATGACACCGATATGTTTCATCGTTTATGGACGTTAATTCGTAAAGAGCTGCAATCCCTGCTGCGCGAGCCGCAGACCCGGGCGATCCTGATTTTGCCAGTGCTGATTCAGGTGCTGCTGTTCCCCTTCGCCGCGACGCTGGAAGTGACCAACGCCACCATCGCCATTTACAACGAAGACAGCGGCAAGCATGCCATCGAACTGACCCAGCGCTTCGCCCGTGCGAAAGCTTTTACCCATATTCTGCTGCTGAAAAACCCGCAGGAGATCCAGCCGACTATCGACACCCAGCGCGCACTGCTGCTGGTGCGTTTCCCGGCCGATTTTTCGCGCAATCTCGATACCTTCCAGCCCGCGCCAATGCAGCTTATCCTCGACGGGCGCAACTCCAACAGCGCGCAGATTGCCGCTAATTATCTGCAACAAATCGTGAAGGAGTATCAGCAGGAGCTGATGGAGGGTAAAGCGAAGCCGAATAACAGCGAGCTGGTGGTGCGCAACTGGTATAACCCGAATCTCGATTACAAATGGTTCGTGGTGCCGTCGCTGATTGCTATGATCACCACCATCGGCGTGATGATCGTGACGTCATTGTCGGTGGCGCGCGAACGTGAGCAGGGAACGCTGGATCAGTTGCTGGTGTCGCCGCTCTCCACCTGGCAGATTTTCGTCGGCAAAGCGGTTCCGGCGCTGATTGTCGCGACGTTTCAGGCAAGCATCGTGCTGGCGGTGGGCATCTGGGCCTATCAGATCCCGTTTGCCGGGTCGCTGCTGCTGTTTTACTTCACGATGGTGATTTACGGGCTGTCACTGGTGGGATTTGGTCTGTTGATCTCATCACTTTGCTCGACTCAGCAGCAGGCGTTTATCGGCGTGTTCGTCTTTATGATGCCGGCCATTTTGCTGTCGGGGTATGTGTCGCCGGTGGAGAATATGCCGGTCTGGCTGCAGGATCTGACGTGGATAAACCCGATTCGCCACTTTACGGATATCACCAAGCAGATCTACCTGAAGGATGCGAGTCTGGAAATTGTTTGGGGAAGTTTGTGGCCGCTACTGGTGATAGCGGCCACGACGGGCTCAGTGGCGTACGCGATGTTCCGGCGGAAGATCCTCTAGCGTCGTTGTCTTCTCTTTCGCCAGTAACGACACCACGGCAGGGCCAGCAAGGATAACGGCGCCAGCCATCGCTAACAGCAGGTTGTTGTGCAACACGCGTGACAACAGCCACAGCGCAATCATTGCCGCACCAAAATACCAGGTGGTGGTGAGCTCTTCGAGCACATCACCGACATTACGCCAGCGCTCATCCTGGTGACGCTGCAAAAAGAGCATCATCACCACCGTCACGCCGTACAGCACACACAGGCCTAAACCGACGCGAACCAGCGCGCCGCTGGTCCATCCCATGACCAGTACCGCCACAACCAGCAAATGCAACATTATCTGCCAGCAACTGAGACCAGTTGTGACACGAACGCGTTGTTGCCACTTCATGGCTTCTCTCCTGGGAAATTTTCAACTGATTATTCAGAGTACCGCACTTTACGGAAAATTCCGTTACACCGCATCTTTTTGTGACGACGACTACACTATTTCAATCAGGAAAGTGACGTTGACGGGAGAATCATGACGCAACAAACACCACCATTTTCAATAAAAGTGCTCACGATTAACACACATAAAGGCTTCACGGCGCTGAACCGCCGATTCATTTTGCCTGAGCTGAGAGACGCCGTTCGCACCGTCAGTGCAGATATCGTCTGCCTGCAGGAGGTGCTCGGCGCGCACGAGGTGCACCCGCTGCACGTCGAGAACTGGCCCGACACCAGCCACTACGAATTCCTGGCCGATACCATGTGGAGCGATTTCGCCTACGGTCGCAACGCCGTCTACCCGGAAGGCCATCACGGCAACGCTGTGCTGTCACGCTATCCTATCGCCCGGTATGAAAATCTGGATATCTCTGTTGGCGAAAGCGAAAAGCGGGGCGTTTTGCATTGCCAGATCGCGCCCCCCAACCTTGATCATCCTGTCCATATCTTATGTGTACATCTGGGTCTGAAAGAGATCCACCGCCAGCAGCAGCTTTCGCTGCTCTCGGATTACGTTAACGCACTGCCGGAAGGTCATCCGGTGGTGGTGGCGGGTGATTTCAATGACTGGCGGCAGCGGGCGAATCATCCACTGAAAGTACAGGCGGGGCTGGAGGAGATTTTTACCCGCGCTACCGGGCGCCCGGCGCGCACCTTTCCGGTTCGCTTTCCCCTGCTCCGTCTCGACCGTATTTACGTGAAAAACGCCAGCGCCTCCAGCCCGACGGCGCTGGCGCTCAGCAACTGGCGACATCTGTCCGATCATGCCCCTCTCAGTGCGGAGATCCATCTATGAAATGTAGCTGGCGCGACGGCAACCGTATCGAACTGCTGGAAAATGGCGATAACTACTACCCCGCCCTGTTTAGCGCAATCGACAAGGCGGAAAGCAAGGTCATCCTCGAAACGTTCATCTGGTTTGAAGACGAGGTGGGTAAACAACTGCATAGTGTTCTGTTGCGCGCTGCGCAGCGCGGCATCCAGGTTGAGGTGCTGCTCGATGGCTACGGTTCGCCGGATCTCAGCGATGATTTCGTCGAAACCCTGACGTCCGCAGGCGTCATTTTTCGTTATTATGATCCGCGCCCGCGACTGTTCGGCATGCGCACTAATCTGTTCCGCCGCATGCACCGCAAGATTGTGGTTATCGACACTACGGTCGCGTTTATTGGCGGCATCAACTACTCCGCAGAACACATGACCGACTACGGTCCGGAGGCGAAACAGGATTACGCCGTGCGGGTGGAAGGGCCGGTGGTGCTCGATTTCGTGCGGTTTGAGCTGGAAAACCTGCCGGGCAACGAAACGCTGCGCCGTTGGTGGAAACGACGTACCCGGGCGGAAGAGAACCGCACACCGGGCGAAGCGCAGGCATTGTTCGTCTGGCGCGACAATGGCGAGCATCGTGACGACATCGAACGTCATTACTTGAAAATGCTGGCCAACGCGCGGCGTGAAGTAATTATCGCCAACGCGTATTTCTTCCCCGGTTACCGTCTGCTGCATGCCATGCGTAACGCGGCCCGTCGCGGCGTCAGCGTAAAGCTCATCGTGCAGGGCGAGCCGGATATGCCTATCGTCAAGGTCGGCGCGCGGCTGCTGTATAACTATCTGGTGAAAGGCGGTGTGCAGGTTTATGAGTATCATCGCCGTCCGCTGCACGGCAAGGTCGCGCTGATGGACGATCACTGGGCGACGGTCGGCTCCAGCAACCTTGACCCGCTCAGCCTGTCGCTTAACCTCGAAGCCAATCTGGTCATCCACGATCGCCAGTTTAATCAGACCCTGCGCGATAACTTAATAACCATCCTGCATCAGGACTGCCGACGGGTCGATGAAACGATGCTGCCGAAACGCACCTGGTGGAACCTCGGGAAAAGCGTCCTCGCCTTCCACTTCCTGCGCCACTTCCCGGCCTGGGTCGGCTGGTTACCCGCCCATACGCCGCATCTGGCGCAGGTTGCGCCGCCTGTGCAGCCCGAGATGGAAACCCAGGATCGGGTTGAGGCGGAGAATCAGGAGGTGAAATCCTGATGAGCCATTCACATCCGCGCTGGCGACGGGCGAAAAAAATCCTCACCTGGTTGTTTTTCATCGCAGTGGCGGTGTTACTGGTGGTGTACGCCCAAAAAGTGGACTGGGGGGATGTCTGGAACGTGGTGCGTAATTACAACCGCACAGCGTTTTTCAGCGCCATTGGGCTGGTGATCGTCAGTTATCTGCTATACGGCTGCTACGACCTGCTGGGGCGTGCCTACTGCGGTCACAAGCTGGCGAAACGCCAGGTGATGCTGGTGTCGTTCATTTGTTACGCCTTCAACCTGACGCTCAGCACCTGGGTTGGCGGCATTGGCATGCGTTACCGGCTTTACGCGCGACTCGGCCTGCCGGGCGCGACCATCACCCGCATCTTCTCACTGAGCATTACCACCAACTGGCTCGGCTATATCCTGCTCGGCGGGCTCATTTTCACCTTTGGCGTGGTGCAGCTTCCTGAGCACTGGTATATCGACGAACAGACGCTGCGCCTCCTCGGCATTGCGCTGTTGGCCATCATCGTCATCTATCTTTCTGCCTGCGCCTTCGCCCGTCGCCGCAGTCTGACCATCAAAAAGCAAAAGCTGGTGCTGCCGAAATGGCGCTTTGCACTGTTGCAGATGGCGATTTCCAGCGCGAACTGGATGGTGATGGGAGCGATTATCTGGATCCTGCTGGGCCAGTCTGTCGATTACTTCTTCGTGTTAGGCGTACTGCTGGTCAGCAGTATTGCGGGCGTTATCGTCCATATTCCGGCGGGGATCGGCGTACTGGAAGCGGTATTCATGGCGCTGCTGGCGGGCGAACATACCTCGCAGGGCACCATTATCGCCGCTCTGCTCGCTTATCGCGTGCTGTATTATTTTATTCCGCTGCTGCTGGCGCTGATCTGCTATTTGTGGCTGGAAAGCCGGGCGAAGAAACTGCGGGCGAAAAACGAAAAGGCGCTGGCGAAGTGATTTCCCCCTCCCGTACGGGAGAGGGAAAACAGGGTTTAGCGACGGTTGCCGAAAATACGCAGCAGCATCAGGAACAGGTTGATGAAATCAAGATACAGCGTCAGCGCGCCAAGAATGGCGTATTTGCGCAGGTTGCTGCTGTCGCGGGTATCAATCTGCTCACCGATGTTTTTCAGCTTCTGGGTGTCATACGCCGTCAGGCCGACAAACACGATCACCCCGATGTAGGTTACCGCCCACATCAGCGCTTCACTCTTCAGCCAGAAGTTCACCAGCGACGCCAGAATGATACCA from Trabulsiella odontotermitis includes the following:
- the rhlE gene encoding ATP-dependent RNA helicase RhlE, with amino-acid sequence MSFDTLGLNPEILRAVAEQGYREPTPIQKQAIPAVLEGRDLMASAQTGTGKTAGFTLPLLQHLVSNEPHAKGRRPIRALILTPTRELAAQVGENVREYSKYLNIRSLVVFGGVSINPQMMKLRGGVDVLVATPGRLLDLEHQNALKLDSIEILVLDEADRMLDMGFIHDIRRVLAKLPPKRQNLLFSATFSDDIKQLAEKLLRNPLEIEVARRNTASEQVTQHVHFVDKKRKRELLSLMIGQGNWQQVLVFTRTKHGANHLAEQLNKDGIRSAAIHGNKSQGARTRALADFKSGDLRVLVATDIAARGLDIEELPHVVNYELPNVPEDYVHRIGRTGRAAATGEALSLVCVDEHKLLRDIERLLKKEIPRIALPGFEPDPSIKAEPIQNGRQGRGDRGQGQRQNSGRGQQQPRRSDSGSAKPKAPRRQDDKPTGEKPRRRRPRKIAE
- the cecR gene encoding transcriptional regulator CecR; protein product: MNTTPTTSKGEQAKSQLIAAAIAQFGEYGLNATTRDIAAQAGHNIAAITYYFGSKEDLYLACAQWIADFIGGNFRPHAEAAEQLLAQPTPDKTAIRALILSACRNMILLLTRDETVNLSKFISREQLSPTQAYQLIHDQVISPLHSHFTRLIAAYTGCDASHTETILHTHALLGEVLAFRLGRETILLRTGWTQFDEQKTEQIYQVITSHLDFILQGLMQRSLTS
- the hlyD gene encoding secretion protein HlyD, which encodes MKKPVVIALVVAVVVAVIGAGTAWYQSRQDQALTLYGNVDIRTVNMSFRVGGRLQALQVDEGDAIKAGQTLGELDRAPYENALMQAKANVSTAQAQYDLMMAGYRAEEIAQAAAAVRQAQAAYDYAQNFYQRQQGLWKSRTISANDLENARSSRDQAQASLKSAQDKLSQYRAGNRPQEIAQAKANLEQAQAQLAQSQLDLHDTTLVAPSDGTLLTRAVEPGSMLNAGSTVLTLSLTRPVWVRAYVDEKNLNQAQPGRELLLYTDGRPDKPYHGKIGFVSPTAEFTPKTVETPDLRTDLVYRLRIIVTDADDALRQGMPVTVRFPDGE
- a CDS encoding ATP-binding cassette domain-containing protein, encoding MTEAVITLNGLVKRFAGMDKPAVARLDCTLHAGYVTGLVGPDGAGKTTLMRMLAGLLKPDEGSASVLGFDPVKDDRALHAVLGYMPQKFGLYEDLTVMENLTLYADLRSVVGETREKTFARLLEFTSLGPFTERLAGKLSGGMKQKLGLACTLVGEPKVLLLDEPGVGVDPISRRELWQMVHELAGDGMLILWSTSYLDEAEQCRDVLLMNEGEMLWQGEPTTLTQTMAGRSFLMHSPQLNNRQLLQRALTLPQVSDGVIQGKSVRLILKKEAHTDDVLAAPGMPSAIEFSETAPRFEDAFIDLLGGAATSESPLGAILHTVDGEPGETVIEAKALTKKFGDFAATDHVDFAVTRGEIFGLLGPNGAGKSTTFKMMCGLLVPTSGKALVLDMDLKVSSGKARQHLGYMAQKFSLYGNLTVEQNLRFFSGVYGLRGKAQDEKIARMSDAFGLKNIASHTTDSLPLGFKQRLALACSLMHEPDILFLDEPTSGVDPLTRREFWLHINSMVEKGVTVMVTTHFMDEAEYCDRIGLVYRGKLIASGTPDDLKAQAADDSTPDPTMEQAFITLIHDWDKENADAQ
- a CDS encoding ABC transporter permease, translating into MISWRRVRALCVKETRQIVRDPSSWLIAVVIPLMLLFIFGYGINLDSSKLRVGILLEQQSKEALDFTHAMTGSPYIDATISDNRQALIQKMQAGQIRGLVVIPVDFAAKMARDNDTAPIQVITDGSEPNTANFVQGYAEGIWQLWQHQRAEDRGENFEPLIDVQTRYWFNPAAISQHFIIPGAVTIIMTVIGAILTSLVVAREWERGTMEALLSTEVTRVELLLCKLIPYYFLGMLAMLLCMLVSVFILGVPYRGSLLVLFLITSLFLLSTLGMGLLISTITRNQFNAAQVALNAAFLPSIMLSGFIFQIDSMPAVIRAVTYIIPARYFVSTLQSLFLAGNIPIVLLVNVLFLIASATMFIGLTWLKTKRRLD
- a CDS encoding ABC transporter permease, which produces MFHRLWTLIRKELQSLLREPQTRAILILPVLIQVLLFPFAATLEVTNATIAIYNEDSGKHAIELTQRFARAKAFTHILLLKNPQEIQPTIDTQRALLLVRFPADFSRNLDTFQPAPMQLILDGRNSNSAQIAANYLQQIVKEYQQELMEGKAKPNNSELVVRNWYNPNLDYKWFVVPSLIAMITTIGVMIVTSLSVAREREQGTLDQLLVSPLSTWQIFVGKAVPALIVATFQASIVLAVGIWAYQIPFAGSLLLFYFTMVIYGLSLVGFGLLISSLCSTQQQAFIGVFVFMMPAILLSGYVSPVENMPVWLQDLTWINPIRHFTDITKQIYLKDASLEIVWGSLWPLLVIAATTGSVAYAMFRRKIL
- a CDS encoding YbhQ family protein, encoding MKWQQRVRVTTGLSCWQIMLHLLVVAVLVMGWTSGALVRVGLGLCVLYGVTVVMMLFLQRHQDERWRNVGDVLEELTTTWYFGAAMIALWLLSRVLHNNLLLAMAGAVILAGPAVVSLLAKEKTTTLEDLPPEHRVRH
- a CDS encoding endonuclease/exonuclease/phosphatase family protein encodes the protein MTQQTPPFSIKVLTINTHKGFTALNRRFILPELRDAVRTVSADIVCLQEVLGAHEVHPLHVENWPDTSHYEFLADTMWSDFAYGRNAVYPEGHHGNAVLSRYPIARYENLDISVGESEKRGVLHCQIAPPNLDHPVHILCVHLGLKEIHRQQQLSLLSDYVNALPEGHPVVVAGDFNDWRQRANHPLKVQAGLEEIFTRATGRPARTFPVRFPLLRLDRIYVKNASASSPTALALSNWRHLSDHAPLSAEIHL
- the clsB gene encoding cardiolipin synthase ClsB; amino-acid sequence: MKCSWRDGNRIELLENGDNYYPALFSAIDKAESKVILETFIWFEDEVGKQLHSVLLRAAQRGIQVEVLLDGYGSPDLSDDFVETLTSAGVIFRYYDPRPRLFGMRTNLFRRMHRKIVVIDTTVAFIGGINYSAEHMTDYGPEAKQDYAVRVEGPVVLDFVRFELENLPGNETLRRWWKRRTRAEENRTPGEAQALFVWRDNGEHRDDIERHYLKMLANARREVIIANAYFFPGYRLLHAMRNAARRGVSVKLIVQGEPDMPIVKVGARLLYNYLVKGGVQVYEYHRRPLHGKVALMDDHWATVGSSNLDPLSLSLNLEANLVIHDRQFNQTLRDNLITILHQDCRRVDETMLPKRTWWNLGKSVLAFHFLRHFPAWVGWLPAHTPHLAQVAPPVQPEMETQDRVEAENQEVKS
- a CDS encoding lysylphosphatidylglycerol synthase domain-containing protein, which translates into the protein MSHSHPRWRRAKKILTWLFFIAVAVLLVVYAQKVDWGDVWNVVRNYNRTAFFSAIGLVIVSYLLYGCYDLLGRAYCGHKLAKRQVMLVSFICYAFNLTLSTWVGGIGMRYRLYARLGLPGATITRIFSLSITTNWLGYILLGGLIFTFGVVQLPEHWYIDEQTLRLLGIALLAIIVIYLSACAFARRRSLTIKKQKLVLPKWRFALLQMAISSANWMVMGAIIWILLGQSVDYFFVLGVLLVSSIAGVIVHIPAGIGVLEAVFMALLAGEHTSQGTIIAALLAYRVLYYFIPLLLALICYLWLESRAKKLRAKNEKALAK